From the genome of Suricata suricatta isolate VVHF042 chromosome 3, meerkat_22Aug2017_6uvM2_HiC, whole genome shotgun sequence, one region includes:
- the AVPR1B gene encoding vasopressin V1b receptor — translation WMGRDEELAKVEIGVLAAVLVLATGGNLTVLLALGRPGRKRTRMHLFVLHLALTDLGVALFQVLPQLLWDVTYRFQGPDLLCRAVKYLQVLSMFASTYMLLAMTLDRYLAVCHPLRSLQQPSQSTYPLIAAPWLLAAILSLPQVFIFSLREVIQGTGVLDCWADFRFPWGPRVYITWTTVAIFVLPVAMLMACYSLIYHEICKNLKVKTQARKVEGRGWRTWDRTSPCVSAAATRCLPSRVSSISTISRAKIRTVKMTFVIVLAYIACWAPFFSVQMWSVWDKDAPDEDSTNVAFTISMLLGNLSSCCNPWVSMGFNSHLWPRPLRHLGCCGGPRPRPRRQLSSLSLPSRHTTLLTCSSSLPTLPLSPRLSGDPGTEESLKDSEQVDGEAYTETGVF, via the exons TGGATGGGCCGGGATGAGGAGCTGGCCAAGGTGGAGATCGGAGTCCTGGCTGCTGTCCTGGTGCTGGCCACCGGCGGCAACCTGACTGTGCTGCTGGCCCTGGGACGGCCAGGCCGCAAGCGCACCCGCATGCACCTGTTTGTTCTGCACCTCGCCCTGACGGACTTGGGGGTGGCGCTTTTTCAAGTGCTGCCCCAGCTGCTGTGGGACGTCACCTACCGGTTCCAGGGCCCTGACCTCCTCTGCCGGGCCGTCAAGTATCTGCAGGTGCTGAGCATGTTCGCCTCCACCTACATGCTGCTGGCCATGACGCTGGACCGCTACCTGGCTGTCTGTCACCCGCTGCGCAGCCTCCAGCAGCCCAGCCAGTCCACTTACCCGCTCATCGCCGCTCCCTGGCTGCTGGCTGCCATCCTCAGCCTGCCTCaagttttcatcttctctttgcGGGAGGTGATCCAGGGCACAGGGGTGCTGGACTGCTGGGCAGACTTCCGCTTCCCTTGGGGGCCTCGGGTCTATATCACCTGGACCACCGTTGCCATCTTTGTCCTGCCTGTGGCCATGCTCATGGCCTGCTACAGCCTCATCTACCACGAGATCTGTAAAAACCTAAAAGTCAAGACACAGGCCCGCAAGGTggaaggaaggggctggaggaCTTGGGACAGGACGTCACCTTGTGTCTCAGCTGCAGCCACACGGTGCCTGCCATCCCGGGTCAGCAGCATCAGTACCATCTCAAGGGCTAAGATCCGAACCGTGAAGATGACTTTCGTCATCGTGCTGGCCTACATCGCCTGCTGGGCACCTTTCTTTAGCGTCCAGATGTGGTCTGTGTGGGACAAAGATGCCCCTGACGAAG ATTCAACCAACGTGGCTTTCACCATCTCCATGCTTTTAGGCAACCTCAGCAGCTGCTGCAACCCCTGGGTCTCCATGGGTTTCAACAGCCACCTGTGGCCACGGCCACTGCGCCACCTGGGCTGCTGCGGGGGTCCCCGGCCCCGGCCACGCCGGCAGCTGTccagcctcagcctccccagCCGCCACACCACTCTGCTGACCTGCTCCAGTAGCCTGCCCACCCTCCCGCTCAGCCCCAGACTCAGTGGGGACCCTGGAACTGAAGAGTCACTGAAGGACTCCGAGCAGGTGGATGGGGAAGCCTACACAGAGACTGGTGTCTTTTAA